The sequence below is a genomic window from Scatophagus argus isolate fScaArg1 chromosome 8, fScaArg1.pri, whole genome shotgun sequence.
ATTTAATATTGTGACTGACTTGTTAACTTTGTGTGTCTTAGAGAGTTGTTTGATTTAGCATCAGTTAGTTTTAGTATCTTTTAGCTAGTGGCAAAATGGGAAAATGCTGCTTTCTTGGCTGCAAAAAGACCACCGAATTGCTGCTGCACCCCACCCAGCCCAAGCTGATGCTTTCACGTTAtggggtttagttactcttaAGGTAGTAAaggcaacaaagaaaatgaagtcacgaaagcagagctgctgcaaCATTTACTGATGAAGTGGTTTATTCAGGATAAGGTTTGCACTGAATGTGACTTAGGCTGTAATCTTGCACAGCCCGAAAATgttcaatattaaataaataaattattataagATAGTCATATTTCATACTTAAGTATGTAATATGTAGGATGCTGACATTAATGTCTGAAATATGCTGGCAGAGATACGTTGATCCACCAGGCACGAAGCTCCACTGCTACTCACCGTGTAGAGGATGAGGACAGAGCAAAACTGAATGAGGCTGTACAGGGCCATGTATCTGAAGAGACTGAAGGAAGTGACCAGAGAACATCGGccctctctgcacacacaagaaGGAAAATGTGTTACTTCTTACACTGCAGAAACTGTGACACAGACATTACTGGTTTCGTTGCTTTTCAGAAATGGCATCCATACCTTACTCTGCTTTTATAACACTTAATGCTCCCCGCGTTCTCACCTGATCAGCAAGGgcacacagctgatgttttcaGTCTTAGAAGTGAAAGGTGAAGCGACTGAAGCCTCGGCTTCAGACAGGGAAACGCCGACATCAGCAGCTCTCAGGGCCCCACAGTCATTGGCTCCATCCCCACACATGCCCACCCGGTAGCTGCAGAAACATAGAAGAGGGGTTTGACAAGTTAGTATCTTATTAAGTAAGGTTGACTTGACTATGGATATATTTTTCTTCAGAGTTTTGAGTTATGACTAGACAACAATTATTTCAGACTTTTAGATTTGACAGTTTATCTGTCTGCCCACTTATCCATACATGTTGCTCTTAATATATTCCTacttagttttattttctttctgtccaggCCTTCCCCTTTTGTGTCTGGACTCACTTCAgtttctgcagctccttcaccAGCTGGGTTTTCTGGTCAGGAGTCATGCGTGCAAACACTGTGGTTCGCAACAAAACCTGCAATGACAGCGTTTCATGAAAGGAGCTTTGTTGGCAAACAGTTGACTAACTTCCCTCATCATTTATTGGTGAAATTGGCACTTGAATTACAGTCCGTTAATCTGATGTCAAATAAAAATCgaatttaaaagaaatcagtAAATCATCACTGCCCTGGTTATCGCATGCATGTGTCACTGGTGTGTTCAATCAACATTCCTGCTGAGAATAGAAAATGTGCATTACCTTTGGCAGATAATCAGGGAAGTGGTCACACAGTGCAGCAAAGGACTTGCCACTAATAGCCAAGTGATAGTGAAAACCACCCTGGTACAGGCcctgagaggagaaaaaaacatcagtaacaacaacaaccaaagtTCATCCTGCCAGTTTAGAAACGCCTGCCATGACTGTACTCATTATGTGCCTATTATGTGTAGTTAGTAAAATCTTGCACATATCAATGCTTGAAAAAGAGTTAAATTAACTTCTTGTAACACAGCTAGAGCTGTATGAGAGATAATGTGACCCAAAAGCATAGGATAAACATTTAGGTTCAACTTCCAGTCAAACTACATCACTGTTGCCTTTTAACTCTCAGAGCATGACATGATGAAGGTCATCCCAGAGGTGTCCCATCATGGCTACAGCCCAAGCTGCCACAAACTGACTAATACTTCCATTAGTTCCACCACCGTAAAAAAAGTGACAAGAAATTTCTCAAACAACAATGCTTTTATTCCCAGAACTCTGAAATATATTTCACAATTCAGAGTACGCTCTAGACTTGAACGGACTGAGGAGCAGGAGTGCTACAGTGTCTGAGCAGGACCAAACCTGAGTGATGACCTCTATGGAGCTTTGGTAATCATTGGCATCTCCAGGTTCCAGGTTGAACTTCAGCGTGGGCGTGGACTGAGCAGTGTGGGGGGTTGCACTAACGAATATCACCTTCTCATCGGACCCCACCATCCCACAGCTTTTTGCAACATTGActgctgttaaaatgttgtCCCCTATGGGAAGACACACAAGAAAAGATCTGACATGATCATGAGGCCATTTAGTTGATGCTGGCAACTGAATGCCTTAGATGAGCAACTTGTACAATATGGCAAATATTCAAAAGGTAGCTTCAAAAATAAGCAGCGgcttattttgaaatgagaagTTTGAGATGAGAGTTTGTGCAGGGACATACCAGAATGGTTTTGGCGAGATTTATTTAGTATGTCTCAtgaatgaaatatgttttatgaTCAGTGAATGAGACAATTAAGCTTGTCTTAGTTCGGTAAAAGAGACAAACTTGAATGCAGAAGGTGTAGGGTTGGATTTCTGCTAAGTAGGGAAAATGTGTGTAACACCATTTACTTTCTTGACATTGTGTATttgcattgtttatttgtttactgaCTAAACTGTAAGAGAGCTTGGGGAACTCGCTGcgacacagcacacagacatctttgtgtgtctttgtggttTAATATAAACACAGAACATCTCTCACCAGTGACCATGACACTGCGAAGGTCTGCCAGTCTCAGGATGTTAATAACCTTGGCACTCTCTGGCTTCACCAGGTTCTTCATCATCAGCAAACCCAGAAAGTGCATGTCTTTCTCTACCTCCcctctgcagaaaaacacacacctgcattaACACTCAGCTTATAGATTGTGTTTACAGCACCCATTTCAGTATTCAGTTTGCACTTACTACATGCTTCAGgtgtgggggaaaaaatcaaTCTATACAGGAGTTTGGTGCATCAAAAAAGCCAAAAGTACAGATTGGGTTCTCACCGTTCAATGGTCCTTAAGTCAGTATTTCTGTCTAATGGTTTATAGGCAAGAGCCAAAACTCTGAGGCCTTCACTGGAGAAACCGTGTAGCTTGCTGGAAAACTGTGGCGGCACTGTAAACATAAAGCACCCCGTTGAATATCAAGATAGTGTAAAAGATGTCAAAATTTTATACATCTGTGTGTTGTCAAGTGAGCTGGACAGTCAAAGAAGAGAGGAGCGCCATTAGCATGAACAAAGTAGTaaatcacaaaaatgaaacattatttttgcaATTGTTTCACAGGAGATACATGCTAAATCACAAATGTTGagtgttgaggataattaccattattaatacaacaaggAACACAattaagacaactccaaacccCTATACTACAACtgcaactgtgccatgtacatcatctggAGCAGCTCAGAACGTGCTAGTCGCACTTTGCTGTGACTTTTGCactgaccgaccaatcagaggacagaagaagCAGGCCCTGGGAAGTGTCACAGtgaggattctgaaatctgattggttaaagaaacagtcaatggctaatatAGTCTAAATTGCATGGGCtagcactactgattctgaagggCCTGGGCAGACTGACATGGtaacacatagaggctgaaatctgattggacaaaaaaatCGAACATCTACATACACGTACTAAAAGCGGTGCAGCCAAGAGACATGCtacaaaatgaagagaataaaccgttgggaataaattaatacaatttcatggaacaaatattagaatttaggttgtaaatgtaggtcagtgcttctgatagtgtttaggccagcagaggAGGCCTTGCCTACCCTGACGGTCCACCACTGCATTGGCCCTATCCTTAAGCCTAATCTATGCATTCCTTATTTTTTAGAGAAATTTGTGCATATGATGCCTTAAAAGGAAGATTATTAGGAATATTATTACTATTCATTCAATTTACTGACCAGTTTCTGCTCGGCATAAGCTTGCCACCATCTCTGGGGAGCCTTTGATGAAAGCAAAAGCTGAATGTCCACCACGGGCCACCGTCACTACACTCATCCTCTGCAGGGCAGAGGAGAAGGGAAACCTCTGAACAATGGCCACCGCCTCACTTGGGGACTGACAAAAGAATCCAAGAGAACAACAACAGATATGATCAGAAAATCCAGACAGGTGTGATGCAGCAGGTATAGTTAGCAAAGCAGGCAACTGATCAGTCTATAAGACGGCGATGATAGGATCACTCACAGTTCCTGAAGCTTGAAGCTGTTGAGCTGGGGGTCTCATAACAGCCAAAACTCTGTGGCCTCCAAACTCTGCATTCAGCACTTTTCCATCTCCCTCAGGCTCCTGGAGAGTCTGGAAAAGTAGATACAATTCAAAGATACTGGTTAGAATTAACATGTTTTCACAGAAGTTCACAGAAAGATAAAGTGAGTAGGAGAGTGGATCACCAGAATcgtggaaaaacaaaaagtgtgaaGAAAGAAGCAATTTCAAGACCATTagtacatttttgacatttgctGTAACAATTGCTGCAACATTTCTGTTCACATTTATAGAAGATAACGGCCAAAATGGAAGTCTAGTTTTACATTATGTTGTATCTGTGCGTCTTACTGTTTCCAGACAACACTTAATATCTGACAACTTTGACTTCTTTCATGAAATGACAAAAGGGTTCTGTAAGTAATGTGGCAAGGTATCAAAAAAGGATTGTTTAGTAACAGTAGCAAATCTTAGGTCTGGtaccaatttaaaaaataaataaataaaaacaataccCAGTCCTAGTTAAACAcctattaataaataaattaagtgTCATACCCAACCAGTGGACTCGACCATCTTGAGTTCCAGAGGGTCTCCGAGGGGCTGACCTCGCAACAGCgtcacagtgtgacagcaggCCAGGCCCGAGAGCATGTGCCCTGGGGGAAGGAGTCTGGGCTCTGGGACCAGTTCAGAGAAACCAGCAGGTCCCACCTCCATCACTCCCCAAACATCCAGTCCCTCCTCTGTGAGAGTTCCTGTCTGGAGGAGCAAAGGTACTCGGATGAAGGGCGACCTCCAAATGTCAAGTGGCCAAGATTGTCCTCTGCATACACACTAAACTTCAGCTAACAGATTCCCGCTCACCTTGTCAAAGCAGAAGATGGAGACCTTGCCGCAGATGTTGATGCGTGGTGGACTTATGCAGAAGACACCCTGTTTCTTCAGCCTGCGCTGGGCATAAATAGTGCCAGTGGTGATGGCAGCAGGCAGGGCAGGAGGTACTGCGATTGTCACGATATCCAGACTCCTAATTAACAACTCTGACCAGGTcgcctggacacacacacagacacaagtcaGTGATATCACTTCAtctattgtttttatttatttatttaatattgtctattaaataaatacaggCCAGAAATTATTTGGTCCTCAAATTGTTGTTTGAACTTACTTTTGATCTGTAAAGGACCACAAAGCTGTATATGGTGCCAAAAAAAGCTGAAGCAAGAAGACAATATTAGGAAAAGTTGAAATTGTTGTAGAAGTATTGATCAAAAAGTGTTGAAATATGTAATGTGTCAAACAAAACGAATAGGCGCTCTGCTAAAGCTCTTACCAACAAAACCCAGGATGAGAAGGAACTTGGCAGCATCTTGGTAGAAGCGGAAGTTAGTCGGCTGAGGATACAAAATGGAGCTGACCAGGTTACCTTTGGCTGTGAAAAATCCTGAGGATGAGATATGGTATATTGTGCTTATTATTTGGACATTCAGGTCTTGTGAAATCTATTTTTATGACTGTGTATTACTGATACATTATTTCTTGAGTTTTGCCTTTCCTCTTTCATGTATGTATTGTCGCAAGTATGTCTTATGTCATGTCTTACGATGTTTCATGTTTCctcataaaaaaatatgattttgtttttatattcaaaacTCATACTGTTAAGATTgcatgcaacacaaacaaaaacagtggcCAAAATCTCCACATGTTACCTTTAACGGTTAAGTGACATCTcactaaaatgttaaaatgctcaCTCAGGCAATCAGTTTCTCTACTCACCAGTGCTTGTGACCACGGCAACAGCACTGCTGCCTCCCGGCCCTCCACTTTTGGCCTGAATGACCTGCGTACCACAGAAGAGGGTATGTCTGCGCTCGGTCTCTGAGCTGTACGTCCTCTCGCCCGCTGGCAGTGGGGTTTTCAGCACAGGGACACTTTCACCTGGATACAGGGATGATGAGCACAGGTAAATACGCTGACTCCCCATTGGAAAACATGGGGACAGACTGTGGTTAGAGTTGGCACCTTGTACTTAATGACTGCCATTTGCAAGAGTTTTTGTCCTGATACTGGATTGGGTCTGTTGGGTGAAACTGGATTTGGGGAACATACCAATCAAACTTTCACTATATAAGAAAATGGAACTAGAAAACGAGAGGCCGAGTACTTGTTTTTCAAGGCTATCATACTGAACTGCAATTCTGTTTCACTTCTTGAGTCAGCTGCAAGGTTACAAAACGTGCATGATTCCAGCTTTATagggctttttttaaaattaaatccGACATAAAAAGATTCTGCAGCTACGCTCTGACCGATGTTGTTGAAGTGTGATCACCTGTGAGCATGCTCTCGTTGACCAGGCACTCCCCAGTCAGCAGGGCAGCATCGCAGGGCAGCAACAGACCTTCCTGAGGGATGATTAGACAGTCACCGGGGACCAGGTCCACTGAGCTCACACATTCCTCCGCTGAGAAAAACACGCAGAATTAATTGAAAAAAGGAATTAATGTCCTCGTAGAGACTGGACAGAAGCAATGTGACTTCACTTCACCCAGTGAAACAAAAGCACTTCTTGAACAAGAGAGTTAGAAGAGACTTGTATACATTTAATGcaatatattttgtaatttttaagcTAATTTTTTAACTCAATATTCTTTGCTAAAATTGCCACTTGTTAACGACTGCTTGACCACATGACCTCAATCTTTCATGTCCCATTCTTCTTTACATACAGAGTTATGGTTTGTTACATGTCACGAATGGTGTGGCAGGAAGTTGATGGGTTTTTATTCTACCTTTTATTGCCATAGCTGCTGAATGTTGTTGCTAAGCTCATTCAGGTTTTGCAGCAAAGTTGCACTGCCGagttatttctgtctgtaataAAATTTCTGTTTGCATTCACTGATGCTCAGCGAAACAGGATGTGTGTATTCCAGAAGCCTAAAACATATTAAGCATATTATGCATTTCCTCctttaaaaaatagttttttgactccttctctttctctgagaATGTCTTCAGCCCATGTGAATGGTAACCATGTAGAACTGAAACTCCAATGTCCCCACAGATTAAAAAAG
It includes:
- the atp13a2 gene encoding cation-transporting ATPase 13A2 isoform X1 — its product is MDRRGSVVEPLSGLPSPRPRDPLLCPDSHMDVQGYKWVRWRVWLCRLAAVLSFGLLLIVFHWRPRLAVLARCCSCPLVLADILLLRDSFGQQHVVEVLKEEVEEGSLQSLGELEDNEWRDTVQLYKEKKTLMRYYLFEGLRYIWLDRKGAFCRVSVLNEDWTCNDLYGFQTGLSHQEQSLRSRIYGLNLIDVPVKSYMKLLFEEVLNPFYVFQLFSIILWMFDNYFIYGTCILVISIFSICISLHEIRKQSITLRNMARFVTNVTVRRDSGAEECVSSVDLVPGDCLIIPQEGLLLPCDAALLTGECLVNESMLTGESVPVLKTPLPAGERTYSSETERRHTLFCGTQVIQAKSGGPGGSSAVAVVTSTGFFTAKGNLVSSILYPQPTNFRFYQDAAKFLLILGFVAFFGTIYSFVVLYRSKATWSELLIRSLDIVTIAVPPALPAAITTGTIYAQRRLKKQGVFCISPPRINICGKVSIFCFDKTGTLTEEGLDVWGVMEVGPAGFSELVPEPRLLPPGHMLSGLACCHTVTLLRGQPLGDPLELKMVESTGWTLQEPEGDGKVLNAEFGGHRVLAVMRPPAQQLQASGTSPSEAVAIVQRFPFSSALQRMSVVTVARGGHSAFAFIKGSPEMVASLCRAETVPPQFSSKLHGFSSEGLRVLALAYKPLDRNTDLRTIERGEVEKDMHFLGLLMMKNLVKPESAKVINILRLADLRSVMVTGDNILTAVNVAKSCGMVGSDEKVIFVSATPHTAQSTPTLKFNLEPGDANDYQSSIEVITQGLYQGGFHYHLAISGKSFAALCDHFPDYLPKVLLRTTVFARMTPDQKTQLVKELQKLNYRVGMCGDGANDCGALRAADVGVSLSEAEASVASPFTSKTENISCVPLLIREGRCSLVTSFSLFRYMALYSLIQFCSVLILYTVKTTLADLQFLFCDIVVVTVLAIVMGRGGPSDELHPRRPPASLLGLPVLGSIFIHTCFIILGQMAALFITTSQDWYIPLNSTVYGTANLPNMENTSVFSLSGFQYIIMAVVVTKGYPHKKPLYRNVIFLCLLLVLLGLTTWLVVYPGPFAGQALKLYDIPDMHFKLLLISLAALNFFLCFLVEVLIDLGILNCLRLLRGRRQSKKQYKRLNAVLSNSPSWPPLNQALIPTNHTVISLS
- the atp13a2 gene encoding cation-transporting ATPase 13A2 isoform X2, producing MDVQGYKWVRWRVWLCRLAAVLSFGLLLIVFHWRPRLAVLARCCSCPLVLADILLLRDSFGQQHVVEVLKEEVEEGSLQSLGELEDNEWRDTVQLYKEKKTLMRYYLFEGLRYIWLDRKGAFCRVSVLNEDWTCNDLYGFQTGLSHQEQSLRSRIYGLNLIDVPVKSYMKLLFEEVLNPFYVFQLFSIILWMFDNYFIYGTCILVISIFSICISLHEIRKQSITLRNMARFVTNVTVRRDSGAEECVSSVDLVPGDCLIIPQEGLLLPCDAALLTGECLVNESMLTGESVPVLKTPLPAGERTYSSETERRHTLFCGTQVIQAKSGGPGGSSAVAVVTSTGFFTAKGNLVSSILYPQPTNFRFYQDAAKFLLILGFVAFFGTIYSFVVLYRSKATWSELLIRSLDIVTIAVPPALPAAITTGTIYAQRRLKKQGVFCISPPRINICGKVSIFCFDKTGTLTEEGLDVWGVMEVGPAGFSELVPEPRLLPPGHMLSGLACCHTVTLLRGQPLGDPLELKMVESTGWTLQEPEGDGKVLNAEFGGHRVLAVMRPPAQQLQASGTSPSEAVAIVQRFPFSSALQRMSVVTVARGGHSAFAFIKGSPEMVASLCRAETVPPQFSSKLHGFSSEGLRVLALAYKPLDRNTDLRTIERGEVEKDMHFLGLLMMKNLVKPESAKVINILRLADLRSVMVTGDNILTAVNVAKSCGMVGSDEKVIFVSATPHTAQSTPTLKFNLEPGDANDYQSSIEVITQGLYQGGFHYHLAISGKSFAALCDHFPDYLPKVLLRTTVFARMTPDQKTQLVKELQKLNYRVGMCGDGANDCGALRAADVGVSLSEAEASVASPFTSKTENISCVPLLIREGRCSLVTSFSLFRYMALYSLIQFCSVLILYTVKTTLADLQFLFCDIVVVTVLAIVMGRGGPSDELHPRRPPASLLGLPVLGSIFIHTCFIILGQMAALFITTSQDWYIPLNSTVYGTANLPNMENTSVFSLSGFQYIIMAVVVTKGYPHKKPLYRNVIFLCLLLVLLGLTTWLVVYPGPFAGQALKLYDIPDMHFKLLLISLAALNFFLCFLVEVLIDLGILNCLRLLRGRRQSKKQYKRLNAVLSNSPSWPPLNQALIPTNHTVISLS